The Punica granatum isolate Tunisia-2019 chromosome 4, ASM765513v2, whole genome shotgun sequence sequence tccaaaattatgaaaaagtaatgatagttcacccaaaaaaataccTGCACATAACAAGGGGAACGGAAGCTTCTTATGGAagtgaaaatttgattttttattatatatattactatatgAACAAAAAgaactatatattattacatcaattttcattttattcaaGTAAATAGTTCATGATTACGCACCGGTCGATATTGAGCTATATACATGGCAATGCAAATTATCATAATAGCCTTATTGAGctatattttgttatatacAATCTAAATATTGGGAGATGTATACATAATCAATATATTctattgaatattttattttcttgtataTATTCTAGTGTGCCTTATGTCATATTTTATTCCCTtgtatatatttcattgtgccttatatataaaatctatatatttactacataattaatcaataaaattccctcaaaagaatataaaagttttcttttattttttttgatgatgtggcaGCGTGAGAGTTCGGCTCTGAGCTCCGTTTGTGTTTTGATTATGTGACGACGTGAAAATTTGAGTTGAgactttgttttcatatatatatatatagatatagattgtACAAAATTGATCTTTTATTTTGACCCATAcgttttcatttaattataaaattaataaatttcttaatttggaaaaaaaattaaaccatgtgattttgtttttcaaaattgaagCATTTAATTATGCTAATTACATGATTTTATATGCAATTTATCCTTAAGACAGGGTAAATGGCTACACTTGCTCCAACTCCCTCAAGGAAAAGGGTCTGGATAActcatttttttgttacaagcGAGGCCGTGAATCTAGTACAAtggaataaaaattctaatcgCTCATCCAATTTGAAACTTCTTGGTAATCAGGCGAAGACCTGGATGGCTCATTTTTTATTCTAGATTGAACCGTACCacattaataaaagaaatgcaGCAATCCATTAATTAGTCTAGGAGGTGGAAAAATCAAGACCGGAAGGGACGTTGAAAGGTTGGAAGCGGACAAGCTTCAATGACTATCCTATTGACGCCTCCCACAGAAAGCTACCGCCACATGAGTAAAAGATTACAGGAGCATGGGAAAGAAATATGCACCTGTAGCAACTTCAGTCACTGATATACCGAAACAGAGAATGAGGTTGCAATTCTCGGGTCTCGGTGACGAAAATTGAAACGCTGAGCAAATACAAGGTAACAACACATCATGGAGAAGAGAATATTACGTATCTGCAAAATAGTCCCGACTTCAGACAGTTATACTAATGATATATTCCGCCCTGAGTTCTTTCTATATGCGTGCCTGGGGTACCTCTTGCTTTCAATTCCTTTATGCTCGGGTGCGGATAATCTAACTCCAGGCAAAGAGATCATTGATGAGCGAGAAGGAGCTCTAGTGTCTGCTGGTGGACTATTTCAACTTGGGTTCTTCAGCCCAGGAATCTCTGCTTCCAAACGATACATTGGTATATGGTATTACAAAGTTTCCCCACAGACAGTTGTTTGGGTTGCGAACCGAGACAATCCCTTTTTTGACAGGGGTGGGGTTCTCCGACTGGAAAAGGATGGGAATCTTGTTATATCATCTGCATTCAATGGATCGATGAGGCTGACGAATCTTGAAAGCAAGAGAAGTTTCAACGGGACTGCTCAGCTGTTGGATTCGGGAAACTTTGTTCTAAGTGAAGTATCTCCAAATGGAAGCGTGAGAGTTCTGTGGCAGAGCTTCAAAAACCCGACCGATACACTGCTTCCAGGAATGCTAATTGGAGAAGACGTTAAGTTGACTTCATGGAAAGGGCCTGATGACCCTGCGCCAGGGAATTTTACCTTCCAGGAAGATCGAGATCAACAAAACCAGTTCATCATTTGGAAGAAGTCCTATGCCTACCCATACTGGAAGACTGGAGTATTTGGAAGTTCCTTTCCTGATGACATGCCTTCCTTTGTATCTGTTTTGTTATCAAATCTTACCATGCAGATGTTAAGCAGCAAGTTTCCGGTACCGGCAATGTCGACAGCTACAAGTTTGCATGGCATTAGGCTTGTGATAAGTTATGATGGGGAAATACAATACTTCTCGCACCCGGGGAGTTTGCGCAGCTGGTTTGAGCCAAAAGACCAATGCCGAGTATTCAATGCTTGTGGAAATTTTGCTAGCTGCAACTCTGAAAATAAGTGCATGTGCCGATGCCTGCCTGGTTTTGAGCCTCAGCTACCGGAAAAATGGAATTCGGGTGATTTCTCTGGGGGCTGCATAAGAAAATCCCAAATCTGTGCTGGCAAGAATGATACGAGCAAGAGCAACTTCCTCAGTTTAAAGATGATGAGAGTTAGAAAACCGGATGGAGCAGGTGAGGGAAGCAATGAGGACCAATGCAGGAGTGAATGCGCCGGAAATTGCTCATGCCAAGCATATGCTTTTACCAGTTTGGAAAGAGATCCGACTCGGGGCAAGTGCTGGCTTTGGTTGGGGATTCTAAGCAATATTCAGGAGTACACAGAGGATGGTCGTGACCTGTATGCCCGACTGGCGCTTTCAAATACAGGTGATGAAGCATGAACATTCTTCATAGattactatatatacatatatatacaagtaTACATAGATCGTTGGAACAAAGTCTGATCGAGATATTCTATTTCTGCAGAGTTGAAAAGAACGTGCGAAACTTGTGGCGCTAATATTATTCCTTATCCCCTAAGCACTGGAAAGAATTGTGGCGATCCCAGCTACTCAGGGTTCAGCTGTGATAACTCGACAGGTCAGGTCTATTTTGAGTCAGATCTAAGCCCGTATAGATTAACTGATATTGATCCTACAGCTCAAAGATTCAACATCCAAGCAAAGGATCCATCTGATTGTACATTGAAAGACGAGTACTTAATTAAGAATATTCTGGAGCTCGACCAGTCCTCTCCCTTTAACTTGATCAGTAACTGCAATTATTCACAAGATGAACGGTTTAAGGAGATAGAAATCGGATGGAAGCCACCAGCAGAGCCAAACTGCGATTCATCCAAGGACTGCCTTGACTGGCCGAATacaatttgcaatgaaactgGTGGAGGGAAAAGTTGCCTCTGTAAACAACATTTCAAATGGAATGCATCAACTATCAAATGCGTCCCTGGTGAGATTACAGTATACGAAAAACGAATTGCATAAGATGCCAACTTTCATTGTTATCTATTTAACTTTGTTATGTATTCTCTCATTGGGTACCAATCTTCTCATGAAGCAGATATTGAGAAAAGTGGTGCACATCCCCTGCAGTATTTGATTTCTCTGGTGTCTGTCCCGATCATAGTTGTCGCagtcatttcttttctttatataaaAAGGAATTCGGCAAATAAACGAGGTGATTTCATTGCTATATCTATGTTTCCTCATTTTGTTATGTAATCCTTTAGTTTTTTATACTGAATTTGTCTCCTGAAATCAGCAAAAAAGGAAAGCATTCCAGAGAACCTAGCATTCCGTTTGTATGACAGCGAGAGACGGGTCAAAGAATGGTTGAAATCAGGCCAGTTCGGAGAGGATGAGAAGAAAGGCATTCATGTTCCTTTTTTTGATATGGAGATTATCGTAGAAGCTACAAATAACTTCTCAGATGAAAATAAGCTCGGACAAGGTGGGTTTGGACCTGTTTACAAGGTAAATATATGTCTTCTTGACCTTGTGGAGTTACCAACGGAAACACTCGTTATGGATTATATATTCCAtataaattttccttttaggGTAAATTTCCAGGAGGGCAAGAGATTGCTATAAAGAGGCTTTTAAGTAGCTCAGGACAAGGCTTTGAGGAATTCAGGAATGAGGTTATACTGATAGCCCGGCTTCAGCATCGGAATCTTGTTAGACTATTAGGTTATTGCATCGAAGGAGATGAAAAAATATTGCTGTATGAGTACATGCCCAACAAGAGCTTAGACTCGTTCATATTTGGTAAGATGAAGTTTTTACTCCTACTATACCTTATACTTCAGCATTGTCGCATATCTTATTATAGAATTCCATTATATAAGgtgataaattaatataaatagttTCAGTCATAATTTGAGCTTAAATCTTCCTAGATCGAACAAGACGTGCCTTGCTTACCTGGGAGATACGTATGGAGATTATCCTGGGAATCGCACGAGGGATGCTGTATCTTCACCATGACTCTAGGCTGAGAATAATTCACAGGGATTTGAAAACGAGCAATGTCCTGCTAGATGAGGAGACGAACCCGAAAATATCAGACTTTGGCTTGGCACGTATATTTGAAGGCAAGCAAACTGAAGCAAGCACAAACAGAGTGATCGGAACATAGTAAGTTTGTAAAGTAGGAACAACATTGTTAATATGTCCTTGTGAAATCTTTTACTCCCTAGCATTTGTTTATGGAGACTTATACTGATCGGATCAACTAACTAGTTCGCAATTATTAAAATGCAGCGGCTACATGTCACCTGAGTATGCATTAGATGGATTTTTCTCAATCAAGTCCGATGTCTTCAGCTTTGGAGTTGTCGTTCTTGAGATTATAAGTGGGAAACGGAACACGGGCTTCTATCAGTCAGAAAGAACATTTAACCTTCTCAGTTATGTGAGTATTATCTCCATGCACCCGCAGTTATCTCTTCTTATCATTCTTCTTCTGCCTGAGCTGATGAGAAATGGGGAATAAATTGCAGGCATGGAGGTTG is a genomic window containing:
- the LOC116204382 gene encoding G-type lectin S-receptor-like serine/threonine-protein kinase At4g03230; translated protein: MEKRILRICKIVPTSDSYTNDIFRPEFFLYACLGYLLLSIPLCSGADNLTPGKEIIDEREGALVSAGGLFQLGFFSPGISASKRYIGIWYYKVSPQTVVWVANRDNPFFDRGGVLRLEKDGNLVISSAFNGSMRLTNLESKRSFNGTAQLLDSGNFVLSEVSPNGSVRVLWQSFKNPTDTLLPGMLIGEDVKLTSWKGPDDPAPGNFTFQEDRDQQNQFIIWKKSYAYPYWKTGVFGSSFPDDMPSFVSVLLSNLTMQMLSSKFPVPAMSTATSLHGIRLVISYDGEIQYFSHPGSLRSWFEPKDQCRVFNACGNFASCNSENKCMCRCLPGFEPQLPEKWNSGDFSGGCIRKSQICAGKNDTSKSNFLSLKMMRVRKPDGAGEGSNEDQCRSECAGNCSCQAYAFTSLERDPTRGKCWLWLGILSNIQEYTEDGRDLYARLALSNTELKRTCETCGANIIPYPLSTGKNCGDPSYSGFSCDNSTGQVYFESDLSPYRLTDIDPTAQRFNIQAKDPSDCTLKDEYLIKNILELDQSSPFNLISNCNYSQDERFKEIEIGWKPPAEPNCDSSKDCLDWPNTICNETGGGKSCLCKQHFKWNASTIKCVPAKKESIPENLAFRLYDSERRVKEWLKSGQFGEDEKKGIHVPFFDMEIIVEATNNFSDENKLGQGGFGPVYKGKFPGGQEIAIKRLLSSSGQGFEEFRNEVILIARLQHRNLVRLLGYCIEGDEKILLYEYMPNKSLDSFIFDRTRRALLTWEIRMEIILGIARGMLYLHHDSRLRIIHRDLKTSNVLLDEETNPKISDFGLARIFEGKQTEASTNRVIGTYGYMSPEYALDGFFSIKSDVFSFGVVVLEIISGKRNTGFYQSERTFNLLSYAWRLWNENNANDLIDRVFHETCNRTKALKCINVALLCVQDDPSDRPTMLDTVAMLSNANANLHAPKQPVFFSRSSLLNGASSSSKLESNNEISVSLEEGR